The Blastopirellula retiformator genome includes a region encoding these proteins:
- a CDS encoding tetratricopeptide repeat protein — translation MRALSLLTLAACCSIAHAATTAVPPALDMGRALIASAAQAEEDIHGPSEQQHAETMARFLALRQQIADQRPHDWTEMLLEDRSVWLFHAMHREILTGRFDAKASAISGALNGGDYNCVSGTILYVALADSLALPVVPLQIEGHVWCRVAGEKRLDVESTCPQWFELSEEMRLGAPGIVAGSAAAPLSRKALVAKLYYNRAVDQLEQRNFAAAIDLLQQTLNLDPTDAAAEQNLLAAKNNWAVELAQQSKFDAAERLLKEVADVAPGYGPLLANRRHIRILKVRETLAAGEFADALETAVLDDPQHQLQLRFEIYQAWLKSLVQAGKQTAAEQVFAQAEVEFQTDWRSSVRLQRLLRSPAAT, via the coding sequence ATGCGTGCACTCTCCCTCCTGACGCTGGCCGCTTGCTGTTCGATCGCCCATGCCGCCACCACGGCGGTTCCGCCGGCGCTCGACATGGGCCGAGCCTTGATTGCCTCGGCCGCTCAGGCCGAAGAGGATATCCACGGTCCATCGGAACAGCAACACGCCGAAACCATGGCCCGCTTCCTGGCTCTGCGCCAACAGATCGCCGACCAGCGGCCGCATGACTGGACCGAGATGCTGCTGGAGGATCGCTCGGTTTGGCTGTTTCACGCCATGCATCGAGAGATCCTGACCGGCCGCTTTGACGCCAAAGCCTCCGCCATTTCCGGAGCGCTAAACGGCGGCGACTACAACTGCGTCAGCGGCACGATTCTGTATGTAGCGCTAGCCGATTCGTTGGCGCTACCGGTTGTTCCGCTGCAAATCGAAGGGCACGTCTGGTGCCGCGTCGCCGGCGAAAAGCGGCTCGACGTCGAGTCGACCTGCCCCCAATGGTTCGAATTATCCGAAGAAATGCGGCTTGGCGCCCCCGGCATCGTGGCCGGATCGGCGGCCGCTCCCCTGTCGCGGAAAGCGCTGGTGGCCAAGCTTTACTACAACCGCGCGGTCGATCAGTTGGAGCAGCGCAACTTCGCTGCGGCGATCGACCTGCTGCAGCAAACGCTCAATCTCGATCCGACCGACGCCGCCGCCGAGCAAAACTTGCTGGCCGCCAAGAACAACTGGGCGGTCGAACTCGCCCAGCAGTCCAAGTTCGACGCGGCCGAACGCCTGCTGAAGGAAGTTGCCGACGTCGCCCCCGGCTATGGTCCGCTGCTGGCCAATCGCCGGCATATCCGCATCTTGAAAGTCCGTGAGACTTTGGCCGCCGGAGAGTTCGCCGATGCGCTGGAAACGGCGGTACTGGACGATCCGCAGCACCAACTGCAATTGCGGTTTGAAATCTACCAGGCCTGGCTGAAGTCGCTCGTGCAAGCAGGCAAGCAAACGGCAGCGGAGCAGGTCTTCGCCCAGGCCGAAGTTGAGTTCCAGACCGACTGGCGATCGTCGGTCCGATTACAACGATTGTTGCGATCTCCCGCAGCTACGTAA
- the purN gene encoding phosphoribosylglycinamide formyltransferase: MSHSADNPLRVAVLISGGGTTLRNLIEKIATDKLWIKIALVVASTEKAKGQQYAIDGDIPISVVDWKSFDSTDAFSEAVFGGCRAAGVDLVVMGGFLKHVLIPADFENRVINIHPSLIPAFCGEGFYGARVHQAALDYGVKLSGCTIHLVDNHYDNGPVVAQQSVPVLADDDADALAARVFAAECELYPQVLQWFAEGRVTIDGRKVAVR, translated from the coding sequence ATGAGCCACTCTGCCGACAACCCGCTGCGTGTGGCCGTCCTGATCTCAGGCGGCGGCACGACGCTGCGCAACCTGATCGAAAAGATCGCTACGGACAAGCTCTGGATCAAGATCGCCCTGGTCGTCGCTAGCACCGAAAAGGCGAAAGGCCAGCAGTACGCGATCGACGGAGACATCCCGATCTCGGTCGTCGATTGGAAGTCGTTCGATTCAACCGACGCGTTCAGCGAAGCGGTCTTTGGCGGTTGCCGCGCGGCCGGCGTCGACCTGGTCGTGATGGGCGGTTTCCTCAAGCATGTGCTGATCCCGGCGGACTTCGAGAACCGCGTCATCAACATCCACCCTTCGCTGATTCCCGCCTTCTGCGGCGAAGGATTCTACGGCGCCCGCGTCCATCAGGCAGCGCTCGACTACGGGGTCAAACTAAGCGGCTGCACGATTCACCTGGTCGACAACCATTACGACAATGGCCCGGTCGTCGCCCAACAGTCCGTTCCGGTCTTGGCGGACGATGACGCTGACGCACTCGCCGCGCGGGTCTTTGCAGCCGAATGCGAACTCTATCCGCAAGTGCTGCAATGGTTTGCCGAAGGCCGCGTGACGATTGACGGGCGAAAAGTCGCGGTGCGTTAG
- the ribA gene encoding GTP cyclohydrolase II — translation MTHRFSSVQAAVDAISRGEIVIVVDAEDRENEGDFVAAAEKITPEAVNFMITHGRGMLCASILPDAGERLDLHPIVENNNAPLQTSFITPVDHRTSKTGITAKERSDTILALADANSAVDDFVRPGHVYPLLAKEGGVLRRAGHTEAAVDLARMAGLRPAGVLCEILDEAGDRADRDQLIELAKKFKLEIISIEQLIAHRRVNEKLVARAAEAELPTKYGPFQIVVYTVSYETQEPVALIFGEPDKQEKPPLVRLHSSCFTGDLISSLRCDCGDQLHMALKRISEEGHGVLVYLPQEGRGIGLTQKIRAYSLQDSGLDTVEANHALGFKADMRDYGIGIQILKDLGLRKIRLLTNNPKKTDAFIYGGFDLEVVDQVPMASPVNEFNEKYLATKRDKMGHTLP, via the coding sequence GTGACCCATCGTTTTTCATCGGTTCAGGCGGCCGTCGACGCTATTAGCCGTGGCGAAATTGTCATCGTCGTGGATGCGGAAGACCGCGAGAATGAGGGGGATTTTGTCGCCGCGGCGGAGAAAATCACCCCCGAGGCGGTCAATTTCATGATCACGCATGGGCGTGGAATGCTGTGCGCCTCGATCCTGCCGGACGCCGGCGAGCGGCTCGATCTGCACCCGATCGTCGAGAACAACAACGCGCCGCTGCAAACGTCATTCATCACCCCGGTCGATCATCGCACCAGCAAGACCGGCATCACCGCCAAAGAGCGCTCCGACACCATTCTGGCGCTCGCCGATGCCAACAGCGCGGTCGACGATTTTGTTCGTCCAGGCCACGTTTATCCACTGCTGGCCAAAGAAGGTGGCGTGCTGCGTCGAGCGGGACACACCGAGGCAGCCGTCGACTTGGCTCGCATGGCGGGACTTCGCCCGGCCGGCGTGCTGTGCGAAATCCTCGACGAAGCGGGAGACCGGGCCGACCGCGATCAACTGATCGAACTGGCGAAGAAATTCAAGCTCGAGATCATCTCGATCGAGCAGCTGATCGCTCACCGTCGCGTCAACGAGAAACTGGTCGCCCGAGCCGCCGAGGCCGAACTGCCGACCAAATATGGCCCGTTTCAGATCGTGGTCTACACGGTCTCGTACGAAACGCAAGAGCCAGTGGCGCTGATCTTTGGCGAGCCCGATAAACAGGAAAAGCCCCCGCTGGTCCGACTTCACTCCAGCTGCTTCACCGGCGACTTGATCAGTTCGCTCCGCTGTGACTGCGGCGACCAACTGCATATGGCGCTAAAACGGATCAGCGAAGAAGGCCATGGCGTTCTTGTGTACCTGCCCCAGGAAGGGCGCGGCATTGGGCTGACCCAGAAGATTCGCGCCTACTCGCTGCAAGATAGCGGTCTCGACACGGTCGAAGCGAATCACGCCCTCGGCTTTAAAGCCGACATGCGCGATTACGGCATCGGCATTCAAATCTTGAAAGACCTCGGTCTTCGCAAAATCCGGTTGCTGACCAACAACCCGAAGAAGACCGATGCGTTCATCTACGGCGGATTCGACCTGGAAGTGGTCGATCAGGTTCCGATGGCCTCTCCGGTCAACGAGTTCAACGAGAAGTACCTGGCCACCAAACGCGACAAAATGGGACACACGCTGCCATAG
- a CDS encoding alpha/beta hydrolase, whose amino-acid sequence MNRNRWQIVAFLTLASLFFGKFVQAQAPVKIVTDVVYASPGGEDLKVDFYLPEGEGPFPGVLMVHGGAWLAGDRSRMAIHALQLARSGYAVASIGYRMAPMHKFPAQLDDCKTALDWLRQHAADYHIDPNRIAGYGFSAGAHLICLTAMTASDPSQGLCAVVAGGTPCDLTLEPAKSARLAYFLGGTRAEKPEIYRQASPAKFVSEKTPPMFFFHGTADELAPLTAVKSMCAELDMAGCVARICEIENAGHIGSFMSPQARQEAVKFLNEVLQTPAATDP is encoded by the coding sequence GTGAATAGGAACCGCTGGCAGATCGTGGCGTTTTTGACGCTTGCGTCTCTATTTTTCGGCAAATTCGTTCAGGCCCAAGCGCCGGTAAAGATCGTTACCGATGTCGTTTACGCTTCCCCTGGGGGGGAGGACCTGAAGGTCGACTTTTATTTGCCGGAAGGAGAGGGGCCGTTTCCCGGGGTCTTGATGGTCCATGGGGGAGCTTGGCTCGCGGGGGACCGGAGCCGAATGGCGATCCATGCGCTGCAACTGGCCCGCAGCGGCTATGCCGTGGCGTCGATCGGCTATCGCATGGCTCCGATGCACAAGTTTCCGGCTCAGCTCGACGACTGTAAGACCGCCCTCGACTGGTTGCGACAGCACGCCGCCGACTATCACATCGACCCCAACCGGATCGCCGGATATGGCTTTTCGGCAGGCGCCCACTTGATCTGCCTGACGGCGATGACGGCCAGCGATCCAAGCCAGGGCCTGTGCGCGGTCGTCGCCGGAGGAACTCCTTGTGATCTGACGCTGGAACCAGCGAAAAGCGCTCGACTCGCCTATTTTCTGGGGGGAACCCGGGCCGAGAAGCCCGAGATCTACCGGCAGGCCTCGCCGGCGAAGTTTGTCTCAGAGAAGACTCCCCCGATGTTCTTCTTTCATGGAACCGCCGACGAACTGGCGCCGCTGACCGCGGTCAAGTCGATGTGCGCCGAACTCGATATGGCGGGCTGCGTCGCGCGGATCTGCGAAATTGAAAACGCCGGGCATATCGGCTCATTCATGAGTCCCCAAGCTCGGCAGGAAGCGGTAAAATTTTTGAATGAAGTGCTGCAGACGCCTGCGGCCACCGACCCGTAA
- the ileS gene encoding isoleucine--tRNA ligase — MFPENQQNVQFPQLEAEVLDFWKSQKIYEKSLAARREGPKFVFYEGPPTANGMPHPGHCLTRAIKDVFPRYRTMRGYYCERKAGWDTHGLPVEVEVCKEMGIHSKEEIENFGVEPFIHKCQASVWRYMQEWERLTERLGFWLKLDEAYVTYHQSYVESVWWALKNFYDRGLLYQGHKIVWWWAQGGTALSSGEVGQGYREVADPSVYVRFPLVDDPKTALLVWTTTPWTLPSNQFAAVHPELDYSTVEDEESGEHLILATALVEPLAAKTKKTWKTVATCKGADLLGKRYLPPFDYYYKTLGDAQGTLADGKTKQHLAWRVVAADFVTTDSGTGVVHQAPAFGEVDYEVLRDEAERFVAGEGPELICAVGPNGKFTDEAPDYKGRWVKEADKDIAHELKAKGRLFLLDQYLHDYPFCWRAEEDPLIQYPRKSWFVRTTQFKDEMLANNKQINWMPEHIRDGRFGNFLESNVDWALSRERYWGTPLPIWVCEETGEMEAIGNYAELEAKPGATGFEVWEAAKKKNPDLVEALKIHKPYIDEITYDSPFAKGAKMRRVSEVIDCWFDSGAMPFAQWGYPYKNEDRFAEQFPADFISEAIDQTRGWFYSQTAISTLLFGQGGDGQTVQHDYPHPFKNCIVLGLMLGEDGKKMSKSKKNYREPNEIFDKYGADALRWYLFANQPPWTSIRYNEQSIKDSIPEFLLRLWNVYSFFTIYANIDGFEPETAVSGEAGQLSAADLASGKGYRPYAERSELDRWVLSELNKAVATVTDRMDAYDNYAACGALIEFVDALSNWYVRRSRDRFWSGDKQSPEKLDAYWTLYECLITTCKLIAPFTPFLAEGLWRSLAGVFGKRAIESVHLCDFPAVDDKAIDEQLSTRMNLIREISSLGRKARMDEKLKVRQPLSLVEVVLADATHQPWLESHGGLICEELNVKEVRFTQEGQEYIDYQVQPNFKRLGPKIGKLLPQVKAALGKADGGELLSQLDSSGKITLEVGDQSIELDGEDIQVRLQAKPGWAAAQGKMCVVVLNKELTPELLREGYCKDLVRLIQDQRKELDLAYTDRIEIGVVTEAEELQEALTENGDYITGETLGNSLNAKALAEVDPIECEIGDFPAKLYVKKA, encoded by the coding sequence ATGTTTCCTGAAAACCAACAAAACGTGCAATTCCCGCAACTGGAAGCCGAAGTTCTGGATTTCTGGAAGTCGCAGAAGATTTACGAAAAATCGCTCGCTGCGCGGCGTGAAGGGCCCAAGTTCGTTTTCTACGAAGGCCCTCCCACGGCCAACGGCATGCCGCACCCGGGCCACTGCCTGACCCGCGCGATCAAAGACGTCTTCCCGCGATACCGCACCATGCGGGGCTACTACTGCGAACGAAAAGCTGGCTGGGACACCCACGGCTTGCCGGTCGAAGTCGAAGTCTGCAAAGAGATGGGGATCCACTCGAAGGAAGAGATTGAAAACTTCGGAGTCGAGCCCTTCATCCACAAGTGCCAGGCCAGCGTCTGGCGCTACATGCAAGAGTGGGAACGCCTGACCGAGCGGCTCGGCTTCTGGCTGAAGCTGGACGAAGCGTACGTCACCTATCACCAGAGCTACGTCGAAAGCGTCTGGTGGGCGCTGAAGAACTTCTACGATCGCGGGCTCCTCTACCAAGGGCACAAGATCGTCTGGTGGTGGGCGCAAGGTGGTACGGCCCTTTCCAGTGGTGAAGTCGGACAAGGCTATCGCGAAGTCGCCGACCCCAGCGTTTACGTTCGCTTTCCGCTGGTCGACGATCCCAAGACCGCGCTGTTGGTTTGGACGACGACCCCCTGGACGTTGCCCAGCAACCAGTTCGCCGCGGTTCACCCAGAGCTGGACTACTCCACCGTCGAAGACGAAGAGTCGGGCGAGCACCTGATCTTGGCGACCGCGTTGGTCGAGCCGCTGGCTGCCAAGACCAAGAAGACCTGGAAGACCGTCGCCACCTGCAAAGGCGCCGATCTGCTTGGCAAGCGTTACCTGCCGCCGTTCGACTACTACTACAAGACGCTGGGCGACGCCCAAGGGACGCTGGCCGACGGCAAGACGAAGCAGCACTTGGCTTGGCGCGTCGTCGCCGCCGACTTCGTCACCACCGACAGTGGTACCGGCGTCGTGCATCAAGCGCCCGCCTTTGGTGAAGTCGACTACGAAGTCTTGCGTGACGAAGCGGAGCGTTTTGTCGCCGGCGAAGGGCCCGAGTTGATCTGCGCGGTCGGTCCTAACGGCAAGTTCACCGACGAGGCGCCCGACTACAAGGGACGCTGGGTCAAAGAAGCGGACAAAGACATCGCCCACGAATTGAAGGCGAAAGGCCGCTTGTTCCTGCTCGATCAGTATCTGCACGACTACCCGTTCTGCTGGCGGGCCGAAGAAGATCCGCTGATCCAATATCCGCGCAAGAGCTGGTTCGTTCGCACCACGCAGTTCAAAGACGAAATGCTGGCGAACAACAAGCAGATCAACTGGATGCCCGAGCACATCCGCGACGGGCGATTCGGCAACTTCTTGGAATCGAACGTCGACTGGGCCTTGTCGCGCGAACGCTACTGGGGCACGCCGCTGCCGATCTGGGTTTGCGAAGAAACAGGCGAAATGGAAGCGATCGGCAACTATGCCGAACTGGAAGCGAAGCCGGGCGCGACCGGCTTTGAAGTCTGGGAAGCGGCCAAGAAAAAAAATCCCGATCTGGTCGAAGCCCTGAAGATCCACAAACCGTACATCGACGAAATCACCTACGATTCCCCCTTCGCGAAAGGCGCCAAAATGCGCCGCGTCAGCGAAGTTATCGACTGCTGGTTCGACTCTGGCGCGATGCCGTTTGCGCAGTGGGGCTATCCGTACAAGAACGAAGATCGCTTTGCGGAGCAGTTCCCGGCTGACTTCATCAGCGAGGCGATCGACCAGACCCGCGGTTGGTTCTACAGCCAAACGGCGATCAGCACGCTGCTGTTCGGACAAGGTGGCGACGGGCAAACGGTCCAGCACGACTATCCTCATCCGTTTAAGAACTGCATCGTCCTCGGACTGATGCTGGGCGAAGACGGCAAGAAGATGTCGAAGAGCAAGAAGAACTATCGCGAGCCGAACGAGATCTTCGACAAGTACGGCGCCGACGCGTTGCGCTGGTACCTGTTCGCCAATCAGCCTCCCTGGACGTCGATCCGCTACAACGAGCAGTCAATCAAAGACAGCATCCCCGAGTTCCTATTGCGGCTCTGGAACGTCTACAGCTTCTTCACGATCTACGCCAACATCGACGGCTTTGAGCCGGAGACGGCGGTCAGCGGCGAAGCGGGGCAATTGTCGGCGGCCGATTTGGCCAGCGGTAAAGGCTATCGTCCCTATGCCGAGCGAAGCGAACTGGACCGCTGGGTCTTGAGCGAACTGAACAAGGCGGTCGCCACCGTAACCGACCGCATGGACGCCTACGACAACTATGCCGCTTGCGGAGCGCTCATCGAATTTGTCGACGCGCTGAGCAACTGGTACGTTCGTCGCAGCCGCGATCGCTTCTGGAGCGGCGATAAACAATCGCCTGAGAAGCTGGACGCGTACTGGACGCTGTACGAATGTTTGATCACCACCTGCAAGCTGATTGCTCCGTTCACGCCGTTTTTGGCGGAAGGACTGTGGCGCAGCCTGGCCGGCGTCTTCGGCAAGCGGGCGATCGAAAGCGTCCACCTGTGCGACTTCCCGGCGGTGGACGACAAGGCGATCGACGAGCAATTGTCGACCCGCATGAACCTGATCCGCGAAATCTCGTCGCTTGGTCGCAAGGCCCGCATGGACGAGAAGCTGAAGGTTCGACAGCCGCTGTCGCTGGTCGAAGTGGTGCTGGCCGACGCGACGCATCAGCCGTGGCTCGAGTCCCACGGCGGTTTGATCTGCGAAGAGTTGAATGTCAAGGAAGTCCGCTTCACGCAGGAAGGGCAAGAGTACATCGACTACCAGGTTCAGCCGAATTTCAAGCGGCTCGGCCCGAAGATCGGCAAGCTGCTTCCCCAAGTCAAGGCGGCCCTGGGCAAAGCTGATGGCGGCGAACTGTTGTCGCAGCTCGATAGCAGCGGCAAGATCACGCTGGAAGTTGGCGATCAGTCGATTGAACTCGACGGTGAGGACATCCAGGTTCGCCTGCAAGCGAAGCCAGGCTGGGCCGCCGCGCAAGGGAAGATGTGCGTTGTCGTGCTCAACAAAGAGCTGACGCCGGAATTGCTTCGCGAAGGTTACTGCAAAGACCTGGTTCGCTTGATCCAGGATCAGCGGAAAGAGCTCGACCTGGCCTACACCGATCGCATTGAGATCGGCGTCGTGACCGAAGCGGAAGAGCTGCAGGAAGCGCTGACCGAGAACGGCGATTACATCACCGGCGAAACGCTCGGTAACAGCCTCAACGCGAAGGCGTTGGCCGAAGTTGATCCGATCGAATGCGAAATCGGCGACTTCCCCGCCAAGCTGTACGTCAAGAAAGCGTAG
- a CDS encoding ThuA domain-containing protein has translation MTSPPLRICIWNEYHHERENPDVGKLYADGIHNAVATFLREKLGAGAEVTTATLGEPEHGLTVEKLAATDVLYWWGHAKHLDVQDEIVDRVQQRVLEGMGLVVLHSGHDSKIFKRLLGTRCSLRWREAGERERLWISAPGHPIASGLSGEYFELPHAEMYGEYFDIPQPDDVIFISWFEGGEVFRSGCTFTRGAGKIFYFRPGHETYPIYYDANIQQVLTNAALWAKPSGATYLGECRNPTESLSPIEKRD, from the coding sequence ATGACGAGCCCACCGCTGCGGATTTGCATCTGGAACGAATATCATCACGAGCGGGAAAATCCGGATGTTGGGAAGCTTTACGCGGATGGTATTCACAACGCGGTCGCCACGTTCTTGCGCGAGAAACTTGGCGCGGGCGCCGAGGTGACTACCGCCACGCTGGGCGAGCCAGAACATGGACTAACCGTCGAGAAGCTGGCCGCGACCGATGTGCTTTATTGGTGGGGACATGCCAAGCATCTCGACGTGCAGGATGAGATTGTCGATCGGGTGCAGCAGCGGGTGCTGGAAGGAATGGGGTTGGTGGTGCTGCACTCGGGGCATGACTCGAAGATCTTTAAGCGGCTGCTCGGCACTCGCTGTTCGCTCCGTTGGCGGGAAGCGGGCGAACGAGAACGGCTGTGGATTTCGGCGCCGGGTCATCCGATCGCCAGCGGGCTAAGCGGCGAGTACTTTGAGTTGCCGCATGCCGAGATGTATGGCGAGTACTTCGATATCCCGCAGCCCGACGACGTGATCTTCATCAGTTGGTTTGAGGGGGGCGAGGTCTTTCGCAGCGGCTGCACTTTCACCCGCGGCGCCGGCAAGATCTTTTACTTTCGCCCGGGGCATGAGACCTACCCGATCTACTACGACGCCAACATTCAGCAGGTGCTGACCAATGCGGCGCTCTGGGCGAAGCCGAGCGGGGCGACCTATCTAGGCGAGTGTCGGAATCCGACGGAGTCGTTGAGCCCGATTGAGAAGCGGGATTAG
- a CDS encoding leucine-rich repeat domain-containing protein — MRFLPVWLAVGLLVFSTGCPSKSTPDAGGGAAQVEPEKVEPDDAEAVAALEELGGRLTKDDRGVVTVADMSALSFSDEQLAPLGKLKHVKVLKLYGADVHDKTIIENVTQMKDLRDFSAANTVITDEAVAKLATLPELSVLQLRRTNITNKSLESMLALPKLRYLDLRYDAVNDVGMPTVAKMKNLQVLRLEGARISDAGLKELAGLSKMKFLNLRGTDITDAGFEAISHMTELETLETNGTAMTDEGAKHLAPLAKLKKLELYRALITDEGLVHLKDMADLEHLMLRETAIEGPGIANLTGLKKLKSLDLSETSFGDDGMEHIAKLPALESLNLWFTRVTADGLEQIKDMKTLKKLNLDDQGLGDDAMAHLAGLENLEELSINSNGDITNESVQYLKNLKNLKKLSIAFAQIDHKGVEELKKAIPGLEVKEG; from the coding sequence ATGCGATTCTTGCCTGTTTGGCTTGCCGTTGGATTGTTGGTTTTTTCGACTGGTTGTCCGTCCAAGTCGACGCCCGATGCTGGGGGGGGCGCCGCCCAAGTCGAGCCAGAGAAAGTGGAGCCGGATGACGCCGAAGCGGTCGCGGCGCTCGAAGAACTGGGGGGACGCCTGACCAAGGATGACCGGGGCGTGGTGACGGTCGCCGACATGTCGGCCTTGTCGTTTAGCGACGAGCAACTAGCCCCGCTCGGCAAGCTAAAGCACGTAAAGGTGCTCAAGCTGTACGGCGCCGACGTTCACGACAAGACGATCATTGAGAACGTCACGCAGATGAAAGATCTGCGCGACTTTAGCGCCGCCAACACGGTGATCACCGACGAAGCGGTCGCAAAGCTGGCGACCCTGCCGGAGCTGTCGGTGTTGCAACTGCGTCGCACCAACATCACCAACAAATCGTTGGAATCGATGTTGGCGCTGCCGAAGCTGCGGTATCTCGACCTGCGTTACGATGCGGTCAATGACGTAGGGATGCCGACGGTCGCCAAGATGAAGAACCTGCAGGTCCTGCGGTTGGAAGGCGCCCGAATCAGCGACGCCGGCCTGAAAGAGCTGGCCGGCTTGAGCAAAATGAAGTTCCTCAATCTGCGCGGTACGGACATTACCGACGCCGGGTTCGAGGCGATTTCGCACATGACCGAACTTGAAACGCTTGAGACCAACGGCACCGCGATGACCGACGAAGGCGCCAAGCATCTCGCCCCGCTGGCCAAGCTGAAGAAGCTGGAACTCTACCGGGCGCTGATCACCGACGAAGGCTTGGTTCACCTGAAGGACATGGCCGATCTGGAGCATTTGATGCTGCGAGAGACGGCGATCGAAGGCCCGGGCATCGCCAACCTGACCGGGTTGAAAAAGCTGAAGTCGCTAGACCTGAGCGAAACCTCGTTCGGCGACGACGGGATGGAGCATATCGCCAAGTTGCCGGCCCTGGAATCGTTGAATCTATGGTTCACCCGCGTGACCGCGGATGGTCTGGAGCAGATCAAGGACATGAAGACCTTGAAGAAGCTGAACCTGGACGATCAAGGCTTGGGCGACGATGCGATGGCGCACCTGGCCGGTCTGGAGAATCTCGAAGAGCTGTCGATCAACAGCAACGGTGATATCACCAACGAGTCGGTTCAGTACCTGAAAAACCTGAAGAACCTGAAGAAGCTCTCGATAGCCTTCGCGCAGATCGACCACAAGGGAGTCGAAGAGTTGAAGAAAGCGATCCCCGGGCTGGAAGTGAAGGAAGGCTAA
- a CDS encoding PQQ-binding-like beta-propeller repeat protein codes for MIRSASLLLLALITVPVSAADWPQWLGPQRDSIWRESGVVDKFPPSGAKIKWRVPVSYGYSGPAVSDGHVFVTDYVKQSGDITNNPGGPDVLTGVERVHCLDVATGKEIWKYEYPRNYRISYGAGPRATPTVDGDKVYTLGAEGDLICFNAANGEVVWKKLLTKEFKCDAPFWGYSSSPLIDGDTLYCLVGGEGSIAVAFDKNTGKELWRALSSTSQGYCPPTMIEFGGQKQLLIWHPLALCSLNPKTGDVYWSVQLEPSYAMSISPPRQQGDLIFAGGYTDASVLLKLTDGPGAEVLWRGSGKTSIATANAPPIMSGKTIYGVDGVSGQLMAAKVEDGERLWETQKPTSPERRPKHATAFLVKLGESGDRYILASETGDLIFADLTPEGYDEINRAHILEPTNDAFGRPVVWSHPAYANKSAYLRNDKELVCVDLAAE; via the coding sequence ATGATTCGGTCCGCTTCGTTGTTGCTATTGGCACTGATCACCGTCCCCGTTTCCGCCGCTGATTGGCCCCAATGGCTTGGTCCGCAGCGAGACAGCATCTGGCGCGAGAGCGGCGTCGTCGACAAATTCCCGCCATCGGGCGCTAAGATCAAATGGCGCGTGCCGGTCAGCTATGGCTACTCGGGCCCGGCGGTGTCGGATGGCCACGTTTTCGTCACCGACTATGTCAAGCAATCAGGCGATATCACCAACAATCCTGGGGGCCCCGATGTGCTGACCGGGGTAGAGCGGGTCCACTGCTTGGACGTCGCCACCGGCAAAGAAATTTGGAAATACGAGTATCCCCGCAATTACCGCATCAGCTATGGCGCTGGTCCGCGGGCAACTCCGACCGTCGATGGCGACAAAGTCTACACGCTGGGCGCCGAGGGAGACCTGATCTGCTTTAACGCCGCCAATGGCGAGGTCGTCTGGAAAAAGCTGCTGACGAAAGAATTTAAGTGCGACGCCCCATTCTGGGGTTATTCCTCCTCTCCGCTGATCGATGGCGATACCCTGTATTGCTTGGTCGGGGGCGAAGGCTCGATCGCAGTGGCGTTCGATAAGAACACCGGCAAAGAGTTGTGGCGAGCCCTCTCGTCCACTTCGCAAGGCTATTGCCCGCCGACGATGATCGAGTTCGGCGGCCAAAAACAATTGCTGATCTGGCATCCGCTGGCCCTTTGCAGTTTGAACCCCAAGACGGGCGACGTTTACTGGTCGGTACAGTTGGAACCCTCCTATGCCATGTCGATTTCGCCCCCCCGCCAACAAGGCGACCTGATCTTCGCCGGCGGCTATACCGACGCTAGCGTTCTGCTGAAGTTGACCGATGGTCCTGGCGCCGAGGTCCTGTGGCGCGGTAGCGGCAAAACGTCGATCGCCACCGCCAATGCTCCGCCGATCATGAGCGGCAAGACGATTTATGGCGTCGACGGCGTCAGCGGTCAGCTGATGGCCGCCAAGGTTGAAGATGGCGAGCGTCTGTGGGAAACGCAGAAACCGACCTCGCCCGAGCGTCGCCCCAAGCATGCGACCGCCTTTTTGGTGAAACTGGGTGAGTCGGGCGATCGCTATATCCTGGCGAGCGAAACAGGCGATTTGATCTTTGCCGACCTCACGCCGGAAGGGTACGACGAGATCAACCGCGCCCACATCCTGGAGCCGACCAACGACGCGTTTGGTCGTCCGGTCGTCTGGTCGCATCCGGCGTATGCCAACAAATCGGCCTATCTCCGGAATGATAAAGAGCTTGTCTGCGTCGACCTGGCGGCCGAATAG